The sequence TCCACATTTCCCTTTAGTCTGCCAATAACATACAATATGTGATGTATTTGTATTAAAACTCCTATATGTAGGCCTAattttaaatgaacaaaaaatTATTCAATAATGATGTGTGGGGGTAGCAGCATTTTTTCTTTCACTGGGATGAGGTGACCtcaagtgtgtttgtgtatgtcacagtaggttggtggcaccttcattggggaggactggatcgtggtaatggctggagcagaatatgTGGTATCAAatattccatttgctccgttccagccattatgtAGGGCCGTCCTCCACTGCTGTGTTTACAGAGTTGATACTCTCTGTCACTCTTTCTCCACATGCCTCGTGGCACTGATACCACGACCATGGATCTGCTTGGAAACAAACTGCAGCGGTTCAGGTTACCAGGCAAGATCGATGGCGAGTGTGAGCCGCACGCTGGATGAGGGTGTCGCGTTGCGCGGAGGGGAGAGTATCGATGCATGGCCGATCGCTATCATAATCACACTTCCCCTCTTATCGCGCCTTCTGCTCCAGCTGCCTACTGAATAAAACATCCTCCTTCCTGCTGAAGAGTCACACCCCAAAATCTGGAGGGAAATGCTCAAGAAGTCTCACTCATGCGTAAAGACACATGGCACCCTTTTCTATAACTCATtaggaatgaatgaatgaataggTGTGCATGCTTTTCACTAAACAGAACACTCAAGAGATTGAAAATACTGTATTATTGGTGCTGACATTAACTGCTGCAGACAGAGACCAAACAAGAGAAATAGGAATGTTTCTCCCATCTCTGATCAGGAAAATAATGAGTTGGCCTACAGATTACAAAGACAAGGATGAGGGGGGTTAGTTTGAGTTTTATCCAAGTTCGTTTTATGTTTCTTCTCCCTCTGACACACACATCCCAGAAGACTTCACCTGAGGGCTATAaatcagagacagagaactgCCCCCCACACAAAGAGACACCACAGGTGCAGTGGCCCTTAGGGCGAGCAATTTAacagggagagggggtggggggcatGAAGAGGATGTATTTGCCCAAGATATGTTCCCTCATATGTGGGAGACCTGGAGGACAGCTCCAGGCTTGGAAGGACTGGGTGGGCCAAAAAGAGCATGGGAAAACTTTCAAAAGAACATGTGTGATGCAGTACCATGAGTAAGAATGAAGTAGCTATGGGAATAGAGAAGCACAACAATAGTTATAGTCATCTATAAGAGGACTCGCCTCAATGGAAAATATGGAATAGGAATCAACACATAAGACTGAATGAGATCTAGGCTAAGATGCATATAGGTGACAGTGAGATTCCCATCTTGCTTCTGACTGCTCTGCAAACGTGTTTAAATTCCAAAGCACATTCAATTCAACTTAAATGAAAATGGCATCAACTTCACAACATTCAAGATGGGAAAAGCAAACAAATAGCTTCCAGAAAATTACCTGGTTATTTTTGGGAAAAGGAAGTATTGGCAAAATTCCTCAATGTTCATGTATCATGTCCCTCCTCCTCTGGGACTCAAGTTTAGAGGATGTCAATCAATAAGACATAATGAGATTTATGTATAACTAACTGTGCTGCTCTTTATGCCCAGCAGGGAATACTTTGTGACCTTTGAACAAACCTAAAGAGCCATGCACAGTCTTAATTCAGACAACAGATGATTTAAAAGAGTCCTGCAAATTGAGAATGATTGTGCTCTTGCacatacattgcattcggaaagtattcagaccccttgactttttccacactttgttacgttacagccttgttctaaaatggattaaagaaaaaacaaatcctcatcaacacacacacacaataccccttaatgacaaagtgaaaaaaggttgacatttttgcaaatgtattaaaaataaaacaaataccttatttacgtaagtattcagaccctttgctatgagactcgaaattgagctcagatgcatccggtttccattgatcatccttgagatgtttttacaattTGATTAcactccacctgtggtaaaattaaattgattagacatgatttggaaaagcacacaccggtcccacagctgacagtgcaaagtcagagcaaaaaccaagccatgaggtcaaaataattgtccatagagctccgagacagaaaaCTAgctctgtggaagggtaccaaacatttctgcagcatttaagatcttaaatggaagaagtttggaaccactaagactcttcctagagctggccgcccggccaaactgagcaatcgggggagaagggcctttgtcagggaggtgaccaagtacccgatggtcactctgacagtgctccagaggtcctctgtggagatgagagaaccttccagaaggacaaccatctctgcagcactccactaatcagtcctttatggtagtggccagacagaagccacccctcagtaaaaggcacatgacagcccacttggagtttgccaaaaggcacctaaaggactctcaggccatgagaaacaagattctctggtctgatgaaaccaagattgaactctttgtactgaatgacaagcgtcacgtctggaggaaatctggcaccatcccgccggtgaagcatggtggtggcagcatcatgctgtggggatgtttttcagcggcagggactgggagactagtcagaatcgagggaaagattaacagagcaaagtacagagagatccttcatgaaaacctgctccagagtgctcaggacctcagactggggcgaagtttcacctCCCAACAGCACAACGACctttagcacacagccaagacaatgcaggagtggctttgggacaagtctctgaatgtccttgagtggccctgccagagtccggacttgaacccgatcaaacatctctggagagacctgaaaatagctgtatagCGCCGCtccccagccaacctgacagagcttgagaggatctgcagagaagaatgggagaaactccccaaatacaggtgtaccaaggttgtagcgttatacccaagaagactcaaggctgtaatcactgccaaaggtgcttcaacaaagtactgagtaaagggtctgagggtctgtaaatgtgatgttttttctttttaataaacttgcaaaatgtctaaacatgtttttgctttgtaattatggggtattgtgtggagattgaggggggggggggggggggggaatagggctctaacgtaacaaaatcaaggggtctgaatactttccgaatgcactgtacagtatgcCACTTACTGGCAAATAACCTTGGGGCGGGCACTCAAGCCCCAAGTTAACCGCACTGGATTAAGTGCCAACTGTTTGAGAAGAAATAAATATGCTATTGAGACAATTAGCTTACAAAGTGGTCAGGATGGGGTGAGTCGCAGCGAAGGGACAAGATGATACGGAAAACGCAGAGCAGGGTGTGAAGTGACAGTCAGCACATCTGGTCTCATCTATAATGCATGGTTCTTTAAACGGCAGTTTGTCGCATATTGAGCGCTGCCACCTGAAATCAACACTGACACCCAAGCTTCTGCCTGGGGAAACAGGctagaggagagtgagaggatggagaggaggaggagagaaagagagaagtcaAGAGTCAGAGTTCTGTTCATCCCAACATACCCCTTGCTTTCGAGCCTGAAACTATTTGAGATACAATAGAGAATACATCTGGCTATGTTCTAAGAGTGTGTACACGTATTCACAACACTGAATACCATACTTCTCGTCTTTTATTATTAAAATGAAAAACTAAATTAGCGCCCGAAACAAAATAGAACGGCAGGAATGATCTTAATCAGCAATCCAAAGTGTGAACTTGGTATCATTTTCTCACATTAAATTCTAAACACACAGCTCAGATTCCTCTCTGTTCCaaaacaaaacattattttcaCATAATGACAGCCCATCCACTGCCTGCCATCATCTCTTTGACAAAGACAGGTGAAGTGGGCAAATGAAGAATCTATTTCCCTGTGATGAGGGGGTTTCTCAGCACCACGATCACGGAGTCTCCTCTCAGGAACATCTTGGAGATGTAACGGTCCTTGTTTACTGGTTTGGACTTCTTCTTGCCCTTGCCACTCTTGGGCACTTCTGtccacatctccttcacattcTCCAGGACCATGTTGCAGTGTCTGCATTGAGAGGGGAATACAAATGTATACAGTTAACCAAAAAGCATTAAGAATCAAGTCTTTAGGGGGATATGGGTAACATGTGATAACAAAATCTTGTGTCTGTATTTGTTGGACATTTGTGATTAACCATATAACTCCAATTTATGACTTCCCAACGACAGTGGCCTAGCTACATAAATACCTGTCAAATGCCTTGACACGGCCAAGCAGCTTCTTGTTGTTTCGGCAGTTGACGAGGACCTGTGTGTTGTTTTTGACAGACTGGGTGAGCACAGACAGGGGCCCAGTATTAAACTCTTCCTCCTCGCGTTTCTGGAGCTCCTCAGGAGTCATCTCCGACTTGGGTTTACTTAACAGGCTCCTGGAAGGATTATTGAGGACACTTATTGTTAACAGAGTTCAACTCCAGGCAATTCAAACATTGTTGATCGAGATGATGATGATTGAGACTTGACAAAACTAACGTTAATTCAGACCAACAGTTAGCTGCTAACAAAGTGGAAAACTGTTTTACATGAAGTGGCCAAAGGCAATATGTATTAGCTTGCTGGCTGATAAGTTCCTAGGTTTATTatggttagctagctacagtagttacTATCGCTAGTAACGGTAGGTCATCATGACTGGCTATTGTTAACCAGCTAGCCAGTTAGCCAAATTTAGCCACACTTCTTTCCACAGTGATGAGGCTCTGTTTAACTGTATATAAACCATGCACACATTGGTCATTTAAAGTACTTACATATTTTCTTCAGCGAATGGCGACTTTAGCAGGAAACCAAGCTAGTAAATATGTTAGCTTTTTGCCAGCTTCTTTAATCTCTCCAACGCCACACTCGTGTGTTCTCTGTACAACAacttcttcttctttggtttaAGGGCAGTTGGCATTCAATTATGTTgtattaccgccacctactagactggagtataactcccTTATTCTTTGCTTGAAAAATGAATCAACatataccctaccatctaaccctacactcaccaaaaacccaccaccctactccactatttaatcTATCAAGTCCTACCTCAGGCCAAAAGCCTTAAAAGACAGGACACCACCACACAACACACCTTGTAACTCTCACATCAAGTCTCTGTACACCCAAATTTCGCTCTGCAGCTGCCACTACAACCTACATTTTCTGTGACTTACGTTctatccctgcagtacagttgatagccattgctataaatgcaaaaaatccaatcttactaaaacatatatcacttgttggcctatccCCCTGTACTGGGTCCTAtgggccctagttttgtcgcaccagtcatgtggtcaggtgccacaaaaagggacttaggaaaattgcaattggctgaGAACAGGGCAGCACTGCTGGTCCTTGGatagagagctaatattaataatatgcatgtcagtctctcctggctcaaagtggaggagagattgacttcatcgctacttgtatttatgagaggtattgacgtgttgaatgcactgagctgtctgtttgaactactggcgcacagctcgTACACCTattcataccccacaagacatgcaacaagaggtctcttcacaatctccaagtccagaacagactattggAGGTGCAcaatactacatagagccatgactacatggaactctattccacatcaagtaactgatgctagcagtaaaatttgatttaaaaaaagagaTTAAAAAACAcatcttatggaacagcagggtctgtgaagcaacacaaacataggcacatacacatgcatacacacaataacatacacactatatacacacatacacatggatttagtactgtagatatgtggtagtggtggagcaggggggggggggggggggcacacagtgtgttgggaaatctgtgaatgtattgtactgttttttaaattgtataaactgccttaattttgctggaccccaggaagagctgccaaagcagcagctaatgggggtccataataaTTACAAAAATACAAATACTGGTACAGATCCTCTACTCACACCACTCCTTTCAGGAACCCTCCCCTTTGACTCATCTTTCTCTGCCTTcgtcactgcctcagcatacgacaacttctgcactactcgaaccctggaaacctcaacttgcctctcttagtgataatgaatTTTACAAAATACTTCCTAAGGACCCTACTAATCAATCAAGTCTCTGATCCACGATACATTGTGTACATTTTTGAACGAAGGGGAAATTACAAAGATAGAATATGAGAATATGAAAATTGACTACCCAACCACACTTGTCATATACGCTTTCCCCAAAATTCACAAGAGCATGACACCCCCTATAccaggcagtggtgtaaagtacttaagtaaaaatacttaagtagttttggggggtatctgtactttactttactatttatattttgggcaacttttacttttacttcactacattcctaaagaaaataatgtacgttTTACTCCCTACATTTTCcatgacatccaaaagtacttgttacattttgaaggcttaacaggacaggaaaattgtcctattcacacacttat comes from Salvelinus namaycush isolate Seneca chromosome 34, SaNama_1.0, whole genome shotgun sequence and encodes:
- the LOC120028587 gene encoding small nuclear ribonucleoprotein Sm D2-like encodes the protein MSLLSKPKSEMTPEELQKREEEEFNTGPLSVLTQSVKNNTQVLVNCRNNKKLLGRVKAFDRHCNMVLENVKEMWTEVPKSGKGKKKSKPVNKDRYISKMFLRGDSVIVVLRNPLITGK